From Ruminococcus sp. HUN007, a single genomic window includes:
- a CDS encoding polysaccharide biosynthesis C-terminal domain-containing protein, with translation MDRYKKLVSDTFIFSLGSFSSKILSVLILKLVTSYMAEDSYSVGEKIRTLINLIGPVASLSLADSVLRFGLDKTLSRKKVYTTAVSFSLMSMAAGMIVLAIVAAISGFRQYTGLMMAFMFTSEFRWIQQQHLKAKDYIKLYTVDSLLSSVSLVLFTLLFIVVFKLDIAGYILSIVMSDLLSILFLTYFGNIRKDFRLSEYDHELRVKMCRYSAPLIPTAVLWWVVSSSDLFFVSKFQGEDINGLYACAYKIPALISFVSVIFFRAWQMSAITQYGTDEYRQYYSKVMSAYSAMMFVGSAGIMMLIQWLTKLLTGESFWESYKMAPFLIIASLMQSFCNFLSGIYNATGRNDKSFYTSGIAAITNILLNLVLIPIVGVQGAAFATMTAYVVCFFIRLKDTRALVGYKVEWEKLVINSGIILFMAVIILIDAPFMKVWLFIGFLAACAVNAPSLIQTAKKLLHRDGGTADA, from the coding sequence TTGGACAGATATAAAAAACTCGTATCTGATACATTTATCTTTTCGCTTGGTTCATTCAGTTCGAAGATACTCAGCGTTCTGATCCTGAAGCTTGTTACGTCGTATATGGCGGAAGATTCTTACTCAGTCGGAGAAAAAATACGGACTCTTATAAACCTGATCGGACCTGTTGCGTCGCTCAGTCTGGCAGACAGTGTGCTTCGCTTTGGTCTTGACAAAACGCTTTCCAGAAAAAAAGTGTATACCACAGCTGTTTCATTTTCACTCATGAGCATGGCTGCCGGAATGATAGTTCTTGCGATAGTTGCGGCGATATCCGGGTTCAGGCAGTATACGGGACTTATGATGGCCTTTATGTTTACTTCGGAATTCAGGTGGATCCAGCAGCAGCATCTTAAAGCCAAGGATTACATCAAGCTTTATACGGTCGACAGTCTGCTTTCGTCAGTGTCGCTTGTACTGTTTACGCTGCTGTTCATTGTGGTGTTCAAACTTGATATTGCCGGATACATACTCAGTATTGTCATGTCAGACCTGCTGTCGATATTATTCCTTACTTATTTCGGAAACATCCGAAAGGATTTCAGATTATCCGAATATGATCATGAACTCAGGGTTAAGATGTGCCGCTACAGTGCACCGCTTATTCCGACTGCAGTACTCTGGTGGGTGGTAAGCTCCTCAGATCTGTTCTTTGTTTCGAAATTTCAGGGAGAAGATATAAACGGTCTTTATGCCTGTGCCTATAAAATACCGGCACTGATATCATTTGTTTCGGTAATATTCTTCAGAGCATGGCAGATGTCGGCCATAACACAGTACGGTACGGATGAATACCGTCAGTACTACAGCAAGGTCATGAGTGCGTACTCAGCGATGATGTTTGTGGGATCGGCCGGAATAATGATGCTCATTCAGTGGCTTACGAAACTGCTTACCGGTGAAAGCTTCTGGGAATCATATAAAATGGCTCCGTTCCTTATCATTGCGTCACTCATGCAGAGCTTCTGCAACTTCTTAAGCGGAATTTACAATGCAACCGGAAGAAATGATAAATCATTTTATACCAGCGGCATAGCTGCGATAACAAATATTCTTCTGAACCTTGTTCTTATTCCGATAGTAGGCGTTCAGGGCGCGGCTTTTGCTACCATGACTGCTTACGTTGTCTGCTTTTTTATCAGACTTAAGGATACCCGCGCTCTGGTGGGCTACAAGGTTGAATGGGAAAAGCTTGTTATCAATTCCGGAATCATTCTTTTCATGGCCGTTATCATACTCATTGATGCGCCGTTCATGAAAGTATGGCTCTTTATCGGGTTCCTTGCAGCGTGCGCAGTAAATGCACCTTCGCTTATCCAGACAGCAAAAAAGCTTCTGCACCGTGACGGCGGTACCGCAGATGCGTAA
- a CDS encoding substrate-binding domain-containing protein, whose product MRKRALKNIRRKAVLLALVSGMVFGSTGIVSADWSEEREQQEREELIKTLSEKEQRGDINGDGIVNVFDVMRYKNSIVEGRSFDEAERIDVNGDGAVNGKDIGAVKNDILKQSKLWTYDNVPKMDGSTSAITLEAGLKSKMLGVSYSDAKLLVSHHKTHESFQMLLSGENDMIFTVPISEDQKKAAEEAGRELTFVPVAKEGFVFVVNRNNPVESLTVEQIRDIYSGKITNWKEVGGNDEKIIPYQRNKDSGSQNYMTEFMEGYDLMNPPKEYYLGSMSSLMDGLAVYDNAENAIGYSVYSYAAQMYENSSDTKFIAVDGIKPTRETMADGTYPLLSSTSIVYTDKASQNTKDFAAWAVSEEGQKTVLSCGYVPLKDMEYPEKFKPYSAKGTGKEKPADYKQAKKYSELSYRRSSYDEKPLSREECTINWLADKELQNMINDDISKTVFNGQDMLEGIWHMSLHAVNGYINISFSNYYLSNNFEFNYDAINGVRIEKLSDYFYKDEDFVSAINQKLNERTIYAKDIKTDFLGVLGEPAKFSFEDIVFDADGPYYDKETRLSYQVVFDELFESMIIGEYYDCRNIVDEANRPMDNLIFSLEDREFSEWRTIIVTGDDGEPRVNVTSRFHTDEEIKAENKLYDTVYEKAKALRPEGNTSYIIVDRHYEMNYFRVNYGKVDGLPNTPYMFSGDTGEQIKPSDIFGKSFEKYDDCLIYEIDLGAGTVTLLGLSDPFTEYEQTFYHYTEHEETFDTDNFDRSILYSDQIKAKTEKQDKIPYGILMDDKTVDVYPESYVVDYGEKKVLSQIKKNLYVSIKTLCQSHGSLWYECWDGNTDEYIGWISEEDCTMHNRFFRYEEYETPLSGIVTGSKTGDVFGYTNDYILKKGAEEALRKVEVKRNVLIKRACYKSSWLYDCFDADNGDYYGWIKKSDLTLE is encoded by the coding sequence ATGAGAAAAAGAGCCCTGAAGAATATAAGGCGTAAAGCCGTGTTGCTGGCGCTTGTTTCAGGAATGGTCTTCGGAAGTACCGGGATAGTATCCGCTGACTGGTCCGAGGAACGTGAGCAGCAGGAGCGGGAAGAACTTATAAAAACTCTTTCTGAAAAGGAACAGCGCGGTGATATTAACGGCGATGGTATCGTCAATGTGTTTGATGTTATGAGATACAAGAACAGCATTGTCGAAGGAAGAAGTTTTGATGAAGCCGAACGCATCGATGTTAACGGTGACGGCGCCGTGAACGGAAAAGACATTGGTGCAGTAAAGAACGATATTTTAAAACAGTCAAAGCTATGGACCTATGATAACGTTCCTAAGATGGACGGATCCACTTCGGCAATAACGCTCGAAGCCGGACTTAAATCGAAGATGCTCGGAGTGTCGTACTCTGATGCCAAACTGCTCGTATCACATCACAAGACCCACGAGTCATTCCAGATGCTTCTTTCCGGTGAGAACGACATGATATTCACAGTACCGATCTCGGAAGATCAGAAGAAAGCTGCTGAAGAAGCGGGAAGAGAACTTACATTTGTACCGGTCGCAAAGGAAGGATTCGTTTTCGTAGTAAACAGGAACAATCCGGTCGAATCCCTTACCGTGGAGCAGATCAGAGATATCTATTCAGGTAAAATAACAAACTGGAAGGAAGTCGGCGGAAACGACGAAAAGATCATTCCTTACCAGAGAAACAAGGATTCGGGAAGCCAGAATTACATGACAGAGTTCATGGAAGGCTATGATCTTATGAATCCGCCTAAGGAATATTATCTTGGCTCAATGTCATCTCTGATGGACGGACTTGCGGTTTACGATAATGCCGAAAATGCTATCGGTTATTCAGTTTACTCCTACGCAGCACAGATGTACGAAAACTCATCTGACACTAAATTCATTGCAGTTGACGGTATAAAGCCTACAAGAGAAACTATGGCGGACGGCACCTATCCTCTTCTCAGCAGCACATCGATAGTTTATACTGACAAGGCATCTCAGAATACAAAGGATTTTGCCGCCTGGGCAGTATCTGAAGAAGGGCAGAAAACTGTTCTTTCATGCGGATATGTTCCGTTAAAAGATATGGAGTATCCGGAGAAATTTAAGCCGTATTCCGCCAAGGGTACTGGCAAGGAAAAGCCGGCGGACTACAAGCAGGCAAAGAAATATTCGGAGCTTAGTTACAGACGTAGTTCATATGACGAAAAACCTCTGTCCCGCGAAGAATGTACAATCAACTGGCTTGCAGACAAAGAACTCCAGAACATGATAAACGATGATATCAGTAAAACGGTGTTTAACGGTCAGGATATGCTCGAAGGAATATGGCACATGAGCCTTCATGCAGTTAACGGATATATAAACATCAGTTTCAGTAATTACTACTTATCAAATAATTTTGAATTTAATTACGACGCGATAAACGGTGTAAGAATAGAGAAGCTTTCAGATTATTTCTATAAAGATGAAGATTTTGTTTCTGCTATTAACCAAAAATTAAACGAGCGTACTATATATGCCAAGGATATTAAAACGGATTTTCTTGGCGTTCTTGGAGAACCAGCCAAATTCAGTTTTGAAGATATAGTTTTTGATGCAGATGGGCCTTATTATGATAAAGAAACGAGACTATCATATCAGGTTGTCTTTGACGAACTGTTCGAAAGTATGATAATAGGTGAATATTACGACTGCAGAAACATTGTCGATGAAGCTAACCGACCCATGGATAATCTTATTTTTTCGCTGGAAGACCGCGAGTTTTCGGAATGGAGAACTATAATTGTTACTGGTGATGACGGTGAACCGCGTGTGAATGTCACCTCCCGTTTCCATACTGATGAGGAAATCAAGGCAGAAAACAAGCTCTATGATACAGTTTACGAAAAAGCAAAAGCTCTGCGCCCGGAAGGAAATACATCGTATATCATAGTTGACAGACATTATGAAATGAATTATTTCCGTGTGAATTACGGGAAGGTGGACGGACTGCCCAATACTCCGTATATGTTCTCCGGCGATACAGGCGAGCAGATAAAACCTTCAGATATTTTCGGAAAATCATTTGAAAAGTATGATGACTGTTTAATATACGAAATTGATCTTGGTGCCGGTACAGTTACTCTGCTCGGACTGTCTGATCCTTTCACGGAATATGAACAAACGTTTTATCATTACACGGAACATGAGGAAACGTTTGATACTGATAATTTCGACAGAAGTATACTGTACAGTGATCAGATAAAGGCGAAAACGGAGAAGCAGGATAAAATTCCGTACGGAATTCTGATGGACGACAAAACGGTAGATGTTTATCCTGAGTCCTATGTTGTTGATTACGGCGAGAAGAAAGTCTTATCTCAGATAAAGAAGAATCTTTACGTCAGTATAAAGACTCTGTGCCAGTCACACGGCAGTTTGTGGTATGAATGCTGGGATGGAAACACTGATGAATATATCGGCTGGATCAGCGAAGAAGACTGTACCATGCACAACCGCTTTTTCCGTTATGAAGAATACGAGACTCCTTTATCCGGTATAGTTACCGGCAGTAAAACAGGTGATGTATTCGGATACACGAATGATTACATTCTGAAGAAAGGTGCTGAAGAAGCACTGCGGAAGGTCGAAGTAAAAAGAAATGTTTTGATCAAACGGGCATGTTACAAATCAAGCTGGTTATATGACTGCTTTGATGCAGACAATGGAGATTATTACGGCTGGATTAAAAAATCAGATCTCACTCTTGAATAA
- a CDS encoding substrate-binding domain-containing protein has translation MKKHSLRKKITILMVFTLIACGGAVTVSAEPDTSTEEGQRAVSIMEKLSERGQPGDINGDGVINVFDLMRYKNSLIEEKGFYSTGESAIDVNGDGLVDGVDITAVKSDILKQSKIWAYKSVPKMDGSTSAIPLEAGFKSKMLGVPYSDAKLLVEHHKTHESFSMLLSGENDMIFTVPISEDQQKMADEAGVKLNFVPVAKEGFVFVVNKNNPVDSLTSEQIRDIYSGKITNWKEVGGNDAKIIPYQRNKDSGSQNYMTEFMKGYDLMDPPKTLVLGMMSSLMDGIAVYDNAADAIGYSVYSYAAQMYENSSDTKFIAVDGVKPSRETMADGSYPLLSSTSIVYTDKASQNTKEFAEWAVSEEGQKTVLASGYVPVCDMEYPEEFIPYYAKGTGKKKPADYKPAEKFSRLAWSVSWNNGMPDGESQIFWLKNKELQKQINSDIHKTVFGDKACVIPGSWRMDVTIFNGIMNICFRKGGEYNYRTVKLEGVYNLNYDLKSGKKLENFSDLFYKDTDFVPAVSGRTADILATECSDVIKTDYIGLMGKMDNFSFDNFIVEKDGPYFEYDLSVPFISYYDDMELIDSMITGEYFDCRELLEYNTENRYDVYIDEGTYPEWERQYKYDENGELRFDYTSRFHTAEEIKERNAVMEQIYEKYVAETKYPVGRNAVTIHKPEETKSEFSLNVYELHLNVASIDKAHQYWYDPETLDRLQLSDIFGEDFEEYNESGVLMNVDYKKGYVKIFDKNSGRDLLISEMPETMNTKYFDKNTQEEISTIKQLKEKALEKTKVLYAKDYPEIGKLDENHVHVTVGEERLVFRKAVIDTDINAVTVFIFDTADFDNILTTYMFDPETLEPIEKSDVFGEKFKKYDGHDYSIAYINLDGGTVFLYDDDAKFYTEDIDFEKLNMKYIIPNKAEVMDRKWQKNAVVSAGNDDAVNSYKANYVTDYGPEEVYLQVSADTPVEITHICSSHGILWFECRDEDHYYGWIPSGNVKPDFNEEEYAFYEKHQFLFLDERPVELYAYGYNRDDIFVYSDEYISETSENPETEITDHITEYRRLIARTKCQSHGEWWYECWDADGRYYGWIRDKVLSHAYPSYSFNSKYIPITDMPASMELTLMGKSFGGAGCYNDSFIMEFDAEDPFKMIEEDIKVTATEFCYSHGEQWYKITDADSPDGYCWVNACYFVG, from the coding sequence ATGAAAAAACATTCACTGAGAAAAAAGATAACAATCTTAATGGTTTTTACATTGATCGCATGCGGAGGAGCGGTTACGGTTTCAGCTGAGCCGGATACTTCCACTGAAGAGGGACAGAGAGCTGTTTCTATTATGGAAAAACTGTCTGAAAGAGGGCAGCCCGGCGATATAAACGGCGACGGTGTTATAAATGTTTTTGATCTTATGAGATATAAAAACAGCCTTATTGAGGAAAAGGGCTTTTACAGTACCGGAGAATCCGCCATCGATGTCAACGGTGACGGTTTGGTTGACGGAGTGGATATTACCGCTGTAAAGAGCGATATTTTAAAACAGTCAAAGATCTGGGCGTACAAAAGTGTGCCTAAAATGGACGGTTCCACTTCAGCTATCCCTCTCGAAGCAGGATTCAAATCAAAGATGCTCGGTGTTCCATACAGTGACGCTAAGCTTCTCGTCGAACATCATAAGACCCACGAATCATTTTCAATGCTGCTTTCCGGTGAAAACGACATGATATTTACAGTGCCGATCTCGGAAGACCAGCAGAAAATGGCGGATGAAGCAGGAGTAAAGCTGAATTTCGTACCGGTCGCAAAGGAAGGTTTCGTTTTCGTTGTAAACAAGAACAATCCGGTCGATTCACTTACAAGTGAGCAGATAAGAGATATTTATTCCGGAAAGATCACCAACTGGAAGGAAGTCGGCGGAAATGATGCGAAGATAATTCCTTACCAGAGAAACAAGGATTCAGGAAGCCAGAATTACATGACCGAATTCATGAAGGGCTATGACCTTATGGATCCGCCGAAAACACTGGTTCTGGGAATGATGTCATCTCTTATGGACGGAATTGCGGTCTACGACAACGCTGCTGATGCCATCGGCTATTCAGTTTATTCCTATGCAGCACAGATGTACGAAAATTCATCAGATACAAAGTTTATAGCAGTTGACGGTGTAAAGCCTTCAAGGGAGACTATGGCTGACGGAAGCTATCCTCTTCTCAGCAGTACATCGATAGTCTATACAGACAAGGCTTCACAGAATACGAAGGAGTTTGCAGAATGGGCTGTTTCTGAGGAAGGTCAGAAGACAGTGCTTGCGAGCGGCTATGTCCCGGTATGTGATATGGAATATCCGGAAGAGTTCATTCCTTATTATGCGAAGGGAACCGGTAAGAAAAAGCCGGCAGACTACAAACCAGCTGAAAAGTTTTCCAGACTGGCGTGGAGTGTGTCATGGAACAATGGTATGCCTGACGGAGAGTCTCAGATATTCTGGCTTAAAAACAAGGAACTGCAGAAACAGATAAACAGTGACATTCATAAAACTGTATTCGGTGATAAAGCCTGTGTAATTCCGGGAAGCTGGCGTATGGATGTTACGATTTTCAACGGTATAATGAATATATGTTTCAGAAAAGGCGGAGAATATAATTATCGTACTGTTAAACTGGAAGGCGTATATAATTTAAATTACGATCTGAAAAGCGGTAAAAAGCTGGAAAACTTCTCGGATTTGTTCTATAAAGATACTGATTTCGTACCTGCGGTAAGCGGCAGGACAGCTGATATACTGGCCACAGAATGCAGCGATGTGATAAAAACAGATTATATAGGCCTTATGGGAAAGATGGATAACTTCTCTTTTGATAATTTCATCGTGGAAAAGGACGGTCCGTATTTTGAATATGATCTGAGCGTCCCTTTCATTTCGTACTATGATGATATGGAACTGATCGACAGTATGATCACAGGCGAATATTTCGACTGCAGGGAACTGCTTGAATATAATACTGAAAACCGGTATGATGTTTATATTGACGAAGGTACTTATCCTGAATGGGAAAGACAATATAAATATGATGAGAACGGCGAACTCCGTTTTGACTATACTTCACGTTTCCATACAGCAGAGGAAATAAAGGAACGAAATGCGGTAATGGAACAGATCTATGAGAAGTATGTTGCAGAGACGAAATACCCGGTCGGACGTAATGCTGTTACCATTCATAAACCTGAAGAAACTAAGTCAGAGTTCAGCCTGAATGTTTACGAGCTGCATCTCAATGTGGCATCGATAGATAAAGCTCACCAGTACTGGTACGATCCTGAAACGCTGGACAGACTGCAGTTATCCGATATTTTCGGAGAAGACTTTGAAGAGTATAATGAATCCGGCGTTCTGATGAATGTCGATTATAAAAAAGGTTACGTGAAAATATTTGATAAAAACAGCGGCAGGGATTTACTTATTAGTGAAATGCCTGAAACAATGAATACAAAGTACTTTGATAAGAATACTCAGGAAGAAATCAGTACGATAAAACAGCTTAAGGAAAAAGCTCTGGAAAAAACGAAGGTGCTTTATGCGAAGGATTATCCGGAAATCGGAAAACTGGATGAAAATCATGTGCATGTAACTGTCGGAGAGGAACGGCTTGTATTCCGCAAAGCAGTAATAGATACAGATATAAATGCGGTTACAGTATTCATCTTTGATACGGCGGATTTTGATAATATACTGACTACCTATATGTTTGATCCTGAAACGCTTGAGCCAATAGAGAAATCAGATGTGTTCGGAGAGAAATTTAAAAAATATGACGGACACGATTACAGTATCGCTTATATAAATCTTGACGGTGGAACAGTGTTCCTGTATGATGACGATGCGAAATTCTATACGGAGGATATAGATTTTGAAAAGCTGAATATGAAGTATATTATTCCGAATAAGGCAGAAGTAATGGATCGCAAATGGCAGAAAAATGCTGTAGTCAGCGCCGGAAATGATGATGCTGTAAACAGTTACAAGGCAAACTATGTGACAGACTACGGTCCTGAGGAGGTTTATCTGCAGGTAAGTGCTGACACACCGGTAGAGATCACACACATCTGCAGTTCCCACGGAATACTATGGTTTGAATGCCGCGATGAGGATCATTATTATGGCTGGATACCATCCGGAAATGTAAAGCCGGATTTTAATGAAGAAGAGTATGCGTTTTATGAAAAGCATCAATTCCTTTTCCTTGACGAACGTCCGGTGGAATTGTATGCGTATGGTTATAACAGAGATGATATATTTGTGTATTCAGATGAATATATTTCAGAAACATCAGAAAATCCGGAAACTGAAATAACTGATCATATAACAGAATACCGCAGACTTATTGCAAGAACAAAGTGTCAGTCACACGGAGAATGGTGGTACGAGTGCTGGGACGCAGACGGCAGGTATTACGGCTGGATAAGAGACAAAGTTTTAAGCCATGCATATCCGTCATATTCATTTAATTCAAAATACATACCGATCACCGATATGCCGGCATCGATGGAACTCACACTTATGGGTAAGTCGTTCGGCGGAGCCGGCTGTTATAACGATTCATTTATTATGGAATTCGATGCAGAGGATCCGTTTAAAATGATCGAGGAGGATATTAAAGTCACTGCAACAGAATTCTGCTATTCACACGGAGAGCAGTGGTATAAAATTACGGATGCTGATTCGCCAGACGGATACTGCTGGGTCAATGCATGCTATTTTGTCGGCTGA
- a CDS encoding glycogen/starch/alpha-glucan phosphorylase, giving the protein MKKMTRDYIRQELEKVLKTDYNITPNDASDAQVYNALSTIVMHYLSEKRNSFNNKINSEGKKQVYYLSMEFLMGRSLKTSLYNLEIVEDVRSILKEYKINLDKIYENEPDAGLGNGGLGRLAACYLDAMATQCIPAMGYSICYEYGIFKQKIDEGWQTELPDNWMPGGDVWLDPKPEKAIEVHFEGELHEYWDSQYHHISHQNYSTVIAVPCDMYVSGYDSEGVSVLRLWTAKSPSFDMAMFNQGDYAKALGQNSIANAISKVLYPNDNHLEGKSLRLRQQYFLCAASIGDIVTNHMSVYGTLENLHDKVAIHINDTHPTLAIPELMRILLDDCGYTWDKAWHITKNTFAYTNHTVMAEALEKWDVNLLKSIVPRIFSIIVEINNRYCAKIASLTENNYDKTSRMSIIKNNTVHTATLCVATAHSVNGVSKLHSEIIKTDVFADEHQLYPYKFKNVTNGIAYRRWLYQSNPGLTKLLRDKIGSSFLKDGSELSKFTLFKDDKSVLDELAKVKRENKENFLKYCKNYCNLDFKIDPDSIFDVQVKRLHEYKRQHLNALNIIADYNYLLEHPDADFTPKTYIFAAKAAPGYYLAKQIIKMIWSISQELRKDPKISEKLNVYFLEDYKVTLSEILMPASDISEQISLAGTEASGTGNMKLMLNGAITLGTLDGANIEIKEAVGDDNIIIFGMNAAEVAAKKHEGYNPKSYFESDNTIKMAVNRLYKGINGCAFNEIANSLVNSDPYMVLADFESYREAQKRSTELYNDKYTWLKMSLCNIAGAGIFSADRAVNEYARNIWGLNK; this is encoded by the coding sequence ATGAAAAAGATGACCAGGGATTATATCAGACAGGAACTTGAAAAAGTCCTGAAGACTGACTACAACATCACACCGAATGATGCTTCCGACGCTCAGGTGTACAATGCACTTTCTACTATTGTAATGCATTATCTGAGTGAAAAGAGAAACAGCTTCAACAACAAGATCAACTCAGAGGGAAAGAAGCAGGTATACTACCTCTCAATGGAATTCCTTATGGGACGTTCGCTCAAGACAAGCCTTTACAATCTCGAGATCGTTGAGGATGTAAGAAGCATTCTCAAGGAATACAAGATCAACCTCGATAAAATATATGAAAACGAGCCGGATGCCGGCCTCGGAAACGGTGGCCTCGGAAGACTTGCAGCCTGCTACCTCGATGCCATGGCTACACAGTGCATTCCTGCCATGGGCTACTCGATCTGCTACGAATACGGTATTTTCAAGCAGAAGATCGACGAAGGCTGGCAGACCGAGCTTCCTGACAACTGGATGCCGGGCGGTGACGTATGGCTCGACCCTAAACCGGAAAAGGCTATCGAAGTTCACTTCGAGGGCGAACTCCACGAATACTGGGACAGCCAGTACCACCACATCTCACACCAGAACTACAGCACAGTTATCGCCGTTCCGTGTGACATGTACGTTTCAGGCTACGACAGCGAAGGCGTTTCGGTTCTGAGACTCTGGACCGCAAAGTCACCAAGCTTCGACATGGCAATGTTCAACCAGGGTGACTACGCAAAGGCACTCGGACAAAACAGCATCGCAAACGCTATCTCAAAGGTTCTTTATCCTAACGACAACCACCTCGAAGGCAAGTCCCTCCGACTCAGACAGCAGTACTTCCTCTGCGCAGCTTCGATCGGCGACATCGTTACAAACCACATGTCCGTTTACGGAACACTGGAAAACCTTCACGACAAGGTAGCCATCCACATCAACGACACACATCCTACCCTCGCAATTCCGGAACTCATGAGAATTCTCCTCGATGACTGCGGATACACCTGGGACAAGGCATGGCATATCACAAAGAACACATTTGCATACACAAACCACACTGTAATGGCTGAAGCCCTTGAAAAGTGGGATGTAAACCTCCTCAAGAGCATCGTTCCGAGAATCTTCTCCATTATAGTTGAGATCAACAACAGATACTGCGCAAAGATCGCAAGCCTTACAGAAAACAACTACGACAAGACAAGCCGTATGTCCATCATAAAGAACAACACCGTCCACACTGCTACTCTCTGCGTTGCAACAGCACACAGCGTAAACGGTGTTTCCAAGCTCCATTCCGAGATCATCAAGACAGATGTTTTTGCCGATGAGCATCAGCTTTATCCGTACAAATTCAAGAACGTTACAAACGGTATCGCGTACAGACGCTGGCTCTACCAGTCAAATCCGGGTCTTACAAAGCTTCTCCGTGACAAGATCGGTTCAAGCTTCCTTAAGGACGGCAGCGAGCTCAGCAAGTTCACACTCTTCAAGGATGACAAGTCCGTTCTCGACGAGCTTGCAAAGGTAAAACGTGAAAACAAGGAAAACTTCCTTAAGTACTGCAAGAACTACTGCAACCTCGACTTCAAGATCGATCCTGACAGCATCTTCGACGTTCAGGTAAAGAGACTCCACGAATACAAGCGTCAGCACCTCAATGCACTCAACATCATCGCTGACTACAACTATCTCCTCGAACATCCTGATGCCGACTTCACACCTAAGACATACATCTTTGCAGCGAAGGCAGCTCCTGGCTACTATCTTGCAAAGCAGATCATCAAGATGATCTGGAGCATTTCACAGGAACTCAGAAAAGATCCTAAGATATCTGAAAAGCTCAATGTATACTTCCTCGAAGACTACAAGGTAACTCTTTCCGAAATACTTATGCCGGCAAGTGATATTTCCGAACAGATCTCACTGGCAGGTACTGAGGCATCCGGTACAGGTAACATGAAGCTCATGCTCAACGGTGCGATCACACTCGGTACTCTCGACGGTGCAAACATCGAGATCAAGGAAGCTGTAGGCGATGACAACATCATCATCTTCGGTATGAACGCAGCTGAAGTTGCAGCAAAGAAGCATGAAGGATACAATCCGAAGAGCTACTTCGAGTCTGACAACACGATCAAGATGGCTGTCAACCGCCTGTACAAGGGCATAAACGGCTGTGCGTTCAACGAGATTGCAAACTCACTCGTAAACTCTGATCCGTACATGGTACTTGCTGACTTCGAATCATACCGTGAAGCTCAGAAGCGTTCAACAGAACTTTACAACGACAAGTACACATGGCTTAAGATGTCTCTCTGCAACATTGCAGGTGCAGGTATATTCTCAGCTGACAGAGCTGTTAATGAATATGCAAGAAACATCTGGGGACTTAATAAATAA
- a CDS encoding DNA-deoxyinosine glycosylase has protein sequence MITHPIEPVYDKASRILILGSFPSVKSREAGFFYGHPRNRFWKVVSSIFEEDIPQTPEEKKAFLLRNHIALWDVIASCEIEGSADASIKNVTPNDINIILAQSDIHAIYVNGKTAFQYYTKYTRPVTNRPAVCLPSTSPANASWNLELLTEAWQCIKEVAQSED, from the coding sequence ATGATAACTCATCCGATCGAACCGGTATACGATAAGGCATCGAGAATACTCATTCTCGGAAGCTTTCCGTCGGTAAAGTCGAGGGAAGCAGGCTTTTTCTACGGGCATCCAAGAAACCGTTTCTGGAAAGTGGTTTCTTCCATATTTGAAGAGGATATTCCGCAGACGCCCGAAGAAAAGAAGGCGTTCCTTTTAAGAAATCACATAGCCTTATGGGATGTTATAGCATCCTGCGAAATAGAAGGCTCAGCTGATGCCAGCATAAAAAATGTCACACCGAATGATATTAACATAATACTTGCACAGTCAGATATACACGCGATCTACGTAAACGGAAAAACGGCTTTCCAGTACTACACTAAGTATACCCGTCCGGTTACGAACCGTCCTGCAGTCTGCCTTCCGTCAACAAGCCCTGCAAACGCTTCCTGGAATCTCGAACTCCTTACAGAAGCCTGGCAGTGCATAAAGGAAGTTGCCCAGTCAGAAGACTAA